The bacterium genome window below encodes:
- a CDS encoding YCF48-related protein, which yields MRSLLIIVQAFLALALLCSGACAKEVLLKADADYSWHDVFFVDSKTGFVVGDGGRMRRTDDGGKTWVELPSGIASNVRLMGVWFPDRDNGLVCGTFGTLYRTGDGGKTWKRLQAFEAELEDMAFCGEKIGYAVGLSGRILYTHNGGATWVEAKRRTPHLLLGVACQGEKLAWAVGLGGTIVHTADGGETWDLQDSGTSTVLMDVCFVDKNNGWAVGMDGVIIHTTDGGKTWLTQQSGAKHELDGVRFVDERTGFVVGQESIFLWTTDGGKTWQKKILIDKDKWLYSVFMLDAKTGYACGKNGILVSLP from the coding sequence ATGCGCAGTCTTCTGATCATCGTGCAGGCATTCCTTGCGCTAGCGCTTTTGTGCAGCGGGGCTTGCGCCAAAGAGGTGCTATTGAAGGCCGACGCTGATTACAGCTGGCACGACGTCTTCTTCGTTGACAGCAAGACTGGGTTTGTGGTTGGCGACGGCGGCCGGATGAGGAGAACCGACGACGGCGGCAAGACGTGGGTGGAACTTCCAAGCGGCATCGCGAGCAACGTTCGGCTGATGGGCGTGTGGTTCCCTGATCGAGACAACGGACTGGTCTGTGGAACCTTTGGTACTCTTTATAGGACAGGCGACGGCGGCAAGACATGGAAAAGGCTTCAGGCGTTTGAGGCGGAGCTCGAGGACATGGCGTTTTGCGGTGAGAAGATCGGATACGCGGTCGGCCTGTCGGGGCGGATACTTTACACGCACAACGGAGGCGCAACCTGGGTCGAGGCGAAGCGCCGGACGCCGCACTTGCTGCTTGGGGTAGCTTGTCAAGGGGAGAAGCTCGCTTGGGCGGTCGGCCTGGGCGGGACGATCGTGCACACTGCGGACGGCGGCGAGACGTGGGACTTGCAGGATTCGGGGACATCCACGGTCCTCATGGACGTCTGTTTCGTTGACAAGAACAACGGCTGGGCAGTTGGGATGGACGGCGTCATCATCCACACCACGGACGGAGGCAAGACGTGGCTCACGCAGCAAAGCGGCGCGAAGCACGAGCTCGATGGGGTACGCTTCGTTGACGAGAGGACGGGCTTCGTAGTTGGGCAGGAGTCGATATTCCTCTGGACTACGGACGGAGGTAAAACATGGCAGAAGAAGATACTCATCGACAAGGACAAGTGGCTCTATTCGGTCTTCATGCTCGATGCGAAGACGGGCTATGCCTGCGGCAAGAACGGGATACTCGTCTCTCTGCCTTGA